From the Deltaproteobacteria bacterium genome, the window ACCGAGTTCGGCACGACGGGCATGGCCACAACCAGCTTCGGCACTGCCTTAGCGGGTGCCACGGATATTCTCGTATTGCCGGACGGCAACCTCGTTTGGAGCGGCTACAACATCACGACCGGCAATCTCACGCTACTCCGCTTCAGCCAATAATTACGACACTAACCGCGGGCCGCGGGTCTCGGTCGCGCTGGTCGGGGCGTCACTGCGTGCGGGATAGGCCACGACGCGATTCCGGCCGGTGTCTTTCGCCTCGTAGAGCGCGATGTCGGCATGATCGATCAAATCTTCAATGTGCTGCGCATCGTCGGGGTGGACCGCCAGACCGGCGCTGATCGTCAGCGGCCGCACGGCCCCTTCCTGCGGCACGGGAAAGCGCTCCAGTTCGATCAAGCGGCGCAGCTTTTCCCCCACATGCAGCGCCCCGGCACGATCGGTGTCGGGGAGCAGCACAATGAATTCCTCGCCGCCGAACCGCGCCACGGTATCGACTTCGCGCAAGTTGCGGCGCAACACCTCGGACAGGTGACGCAAGACTTGATCGCCATGCAAGTGGCCGAAGGTGTCGTTGTAGGCCTTGAAGTGATCGACGTCGATCATCAACACCGAGAGGGCGCGGTGAAAACGCACCGCTCGCTTCCACTCGATCTGCAAGACCTCTTGAAAGTGACGCCGATTATACAAACCCGTCAGTTCGTCGCGTACCGCGAGCTCGCGCGTCTGCATATAGAGCCGCGCGTTGGCGATCGCCAATGCCACTTGATTCGCGATCAAATTGAGCAGCCGAATCTCTTTTTGCGGAAAGCTGCCGACCCCGGCCCGTCCGAAATTGACGACGCCGAGGACTTCGTTTTTATACCACAACGGGATCGACACCAACGCGCCGTCCGCCTGCAGCTCCCCGCGATAATAGAGAAAGCGTGGCTCTTTGCGCGTGTCGCGGACATAGAGCATCTTGCCGCTCCGCGCGACCTCGCCGCTGACGCCTTCGCCGACGTGAAAAATCATATTCTGCAGCCGTTGATCGTCCGCAAAACCAAACGCGGCCCGCACTTGGAGAAACTGATGTTCCGGATCGAACAATAAAACGACAAATTCGCGCAACGTCAGATTGGTGCGGACCAACGCCGTGATCCGCTCCAACAGTTCCGGCAGCTCGATCGTACTGCTGACCCCTTGCGCGATCTCGAACAACAGCCGCATATCGCGCAGCGCCTCGTGCGTCTCACGGCGCGCTGCAATCGCAGTCGCCGTCGCAAGTGTCGTCCCAGCTTGCTGCGGCACCAGACCGGTGCGGGTGGCCAGCAGGGCCGTGACAATAATACTCCCCACGACTTCCACAATCGGCTGCCACAACGGCGTCTCCGCAGCCGTCTCCGGTCGCGTCAAATAGAATGCAAGATGCAACACCACATAGGCCCCGGCCCCAGCTGCGGCGGCCACAACCCAGCGCGCCACAGACCTGCGTGTGGGCACAGGTGGCGGCGTCCGCGCAGCGCGACGCGATACGTTCCGTGAGGGGCGT encodes:
- a CDS encoding GGDEF domain-containing protein gives rise to the protein MARWVVAAAAGAGAYVVLHLAFYLTRPETAAETPLWQPIVEVVGSIIVTALLATRTGLVPQQAGTTLATATAIAARRETHEALRDMRLLFEIAQGVSSTIELPELLERITALVRTNLTLREFVVLLFDPEHQFLQVRAAFGFADDQRLQNMIFHVGEGVSGEVARSGKMLYVRDTRKEPRFLYYRGELQADGALVSIPLWYKNEVLGVVNFGRAGVGSFPQKEIRLLNLIANQVALAIANARLYMQTRELAVRDELTGLYNRRHFQEVLQIEWKRAVRFHRALSVLMIDVDHFKAYNDTFGHLHGDQVLRHLSEVLRRNLREVDTVARFGGEEFIVLLPDTDRAGALHVGEKLRRLIELERFPVPQEGAVRPLTISAGLAVHPDDAQHIEDLIDHADIALYEAKDTGRNRVVAYPARSDAPTSATETRGPRLVS